From Camelina sativa cultivar DH55 chromosome 7, Cs, whole genome shotgun sequence, one genomic window encodes:
- the LOC104703446 gene encoding protein FAR1-RELATED SEQUENCE 8-like isoform X1, with protein MIGNSVYSPSDQSLSSPNPNLCITVGSMEEEQMVVEGEEEEEEEEELPLPIDDPADLGIDLEDDCDGLLQIETGIDEDAPIAHSAPAPGMEFESYDDAYSYYNSYARELGFAIRIKSSWTKRNSKEKRGAVLCCNCEGFKMVKEANTTTTSRRKETRTGCQAMIRLKLIDFDRWKVDQVKLDHNHSFDPERAHNSKSHKTSSASANTKLQQQPPLHVQVRTINLYRALAVPHGTSCSSSYSSTSPGGDHSLSSRPLLPPGGFSFLQDFFFRIQLTSPNFLYLMDLTDDGSLRNVFWIDPRARAAYSHFGDVVLFDTTCLSNSYQLPLVSFVGIDHHGDSILLGCALLAHQTFETYLWLFRAWLTCMLGRPPQTFITQQCKAMRAAVSEVFPRAHHRLSLTHVLHNIFQSVVQLQDSELFRMALNRVVYGCLKVEEFETAWEEMIIRFGLTNHETIHHVFQDRELWAPVYLKDTFLAGALTFRLGDVAAPFIFSGYVHEHTSLREFLEGYQSFLDKKYTRQALCDSESSKFIPELKTTHPYESQMAKVFTVEIFRRFQDEVSAMTSCFGITQVHSNGSASSYVVKEREGEKVRDFEVIYETSAEAQVRCFCVCGGFSFNGYQCRHVLLLLSHNGLQEVPPQYILQRWRKDVKRLYVADFGSGCVDIMNQDQWYEHLHRRAMQVVEQGMRSKEHCRVAWEALQSCLESI; from the exons ATGATCGGTAATAGCGTCTACTCACCGTCGGATCAGTCTCTCTCGTCGCCCAACCCTAATCTCTGCATCACGGTCGGTTCG ATGGAAGAGGAGCAGATGGTtgtcgaaggagaagaagaagaagaagaagaagaagagcttccgCTTCCAATCGACGACCCTGCTGATCTCGGTATTGACCTTGAAGACGACTGTGATGGATTGCTTCAGATTGAAACTGGAATCGATGAGGATGCTCCCATTGCTCACAGTGCTCCTGCTCCTGGTATGGAATTCGAGTCCTACGATGATGCTTACAGTTACTACAACTCGTACGCTCGGGAGCTCGGTTTTGCTATCCGTATCAAATCTTCCTGGACTAAGCGTAACAGCAAGGAGAAACGTGGTGCTGTCTTGTGCTGCAACTGCGAAGGTTTCAAGATGGTTAAAGAAgccaacaccaccaccacctcccgTCGTAAGGAGACCAGAACTGGTTGCCAGGCTATGATTCGCCTCaaattgattgattttgatCGCTGGAAAGTTGACCAGGTCAAACTCGACCACAACCACTCCTTTGATCCTGAAAGAGCCCACAATTCCAAGTCTCACAAGACCTCCTCTGCTTCTGCCAACActaaactacaacaacaacctcCTCTCCATGTCCAAGTCCGGACTATCAATCTGTACCGAGCCCTTGCCGTTCCTCATGGgacttcttgttcttcttcttattcttcaacCTCCCCCGGGGGGGATCACTCCCTCTCTTCAAGGCCTTTGCTTCCCCCTGGAGGTTTTAGCTTCTTGCAGGATTTCTTCTTCCGGATTCAGCTTACCAGCCCCAACTTTCTTTACCTCATGGATCTTACCGATGACGGCTCTCTTAGGAATGTCTTTTGGATTGACCCTCGTGCTAGGGCTGCATACTCTCACTTTGGCGACGTTGTTTTGTTTGACACCACTTGTCTATCAAACTCCTACCAGCTTCCCCTTGTGTCTTTCGTTGGAATCGACCACCATGGAGATTCCATCTTGCTCGGCTGTGCTTTGCTTGCTCACCAGACCTTTGAGACCTACCTCTGGCTCTTCAGAGCCTGGCTAACTTGCATGCTAGGCCGTCCCCCACAGACCTTCATCACTCAACAGTGCAAGGCAATGCGTGCTGCAGTCTCTGAAGTTTTCCCAAGGGCTCATCATCGTCTTAGCTTGACCCACGTCTTGCACAACATCTTTCAGAGCGTTGTCCAGCTACAAGACTCTGAGTTGTTCCGTATGGCACTGAACAGAGTGGTCTACGGTTGTCTCAAGGTCGAAGAGTTTGAAACAGCTTGGGAAGAGATGATCATTCGGTTTGGGCTGACTAATCACGAGACCATCCACCACGTGTTTCAAGATCGAGAACTATGGGCTCCAGTTTACCTCAAGGATACATTTTTGGCCGGGGCGCTGACTTTTCGATTGGGAGATGTGGCTGCACCATTCATCTTCAGTGGCTACGTTCATGAGCACACATCCCTGAGAGAATTCCTTGAAGGGTACCAATCTTTTCTGGATAAAAAGTACACAAGACAAGCCTTGTGCGATTCAGAGTCCTCCAAGTTTATCCCCGAGCTCAAGACAACGCACCCCTACGAGTCTCAGATGGCAAAGGTCTTCACAGTGGAGATATTTAGAAGGTTCCAAGACGAGGTCTCGGCAATGACTTCATGTTTTGGAATAACGCAAGTCCACTCAAACGGCTCGGCCTCCTCGTACGTGGTGAAAGAGAGGGAAGGAGAGAAAGTGAGGGACTTTGAGGTCATCTACGAGACTAGTGCAGAAGCACAAGTACGTTGCTTCTGTGTCTGTGGTGGTTTCAGCTTCAATGGGTACCAATGCAGACACGTCCTCCTCCTACTCAGCCACAACGGGTTGCAGGAAGTCCCGCCTCAGTATATACTGCAACGGTGGCGCAAGGACGTGAAGCGTCTCTATGTGGCGGATTTTGGGTCAGGTTGTGTGGACATAATGAATCAGGATCAATGGTATGAGCATTTGCACAGAAGAGCGATGCAGGTTGTTGAACAAGGAATGAGATCGAAAGAGCATTGCAGAGTTGCCTGGGAAGCATTGCAGAGTTGCCTGGAAAGCATTTAG
- the LOC104703446 gene encoding protein FAR1-RELATED SEQUENCE 8-like isoform X2 translates to MIGNSVYSPSDQSLSSPNPNLCITMEEEQMVVEGEEEEEEEEELPLPIDDPADLGIDLEDDCDGLLQIETGIDEDAPIAHSAPAPGMEFESYDDAYSYYNSYARELGFAIRIKSSWTKRNSKEKRGAVLCCNCEGFKMVKEANTTTTSRRKETRTGCQAMIRLKLIDFDRWKVDQVKLDHNHSFDPERAHNSKSHKTSSASANTKLQQQPPLHVQVRTINLYRALAVPHGTSCSSSYSSTSPGGDHSLSSRPLLPPGGFSFLQDFFFRIQLTSPNFLYLMDLTDDGSLRNVFWIDPRARAAYSHFGDVVLFDTTCLSNSYQLPLVSFVGIDHHGDSILLGCALLAHQTFETYLWLFRAWLTCMLGRPPQTFITQQCKAMRAAVSEVFPRAHHRLSLTHVLHNIFQSVVQLQDSELFRMALNRVVYGCLKVEEFETAWEEMIIRFGLTNHETIHHVFQDRELWAPVYLKDTFLAGALTFRLGDVAAPFIFSGYVHEHTSLREFLEGYQSFLDKKYTRQALCDSESSKFIPELKTTHPYESQMAKVFTVEIFRRFQDEVSAMTSCFGITQVHSNGSASSYVVKEREGEKVRDFEVIYETSAEAQVRCFCVCGGFSFNGYQCRHVLLLLSHNGLQEVPPQYILQRWRKDVKRLYVADFGSGCVDIMNQDQWYEHLHRRAMQVVEQGMRSKEHCRVAWEALQSCLESI, encoded by the exons ATGATCGGTAATAGCGTCTACTCACCGTCGGATCAGTCTCTCTCGTCGCCCAACCCTAATCTCTGCATCACG ATGGAAGAGGAGCAGATGGTtgtcgaaggagaagaagaagaagaagaagaagaagagcttccgCTTCCAATCGACGACCCTGCTGATCTCGGTATTGACCTTGAAGACGACTGTGATGGATTGCTTCAGATTGAAACTGGAATCGATGAGGATGCTCCCATTGCTCACAGTGCTCCTGCTCCTGGTATGGAATTCGAGTCCTACGATGATGCTTACAGTTACTACAACTCGTACGCTCGGGAGCTCGGTTTTGCTATCCGTATCAAATCTTCCTGGACTAAGCGTAACAGCAAGGAGAAACGTGGTGCTGTCTTGTGCTGCAACTGCGAAGGTTTCAAGATGGTTAAAGAAgccaacaccaccaccacctcccgTCGTAAGGAGACCAGAACTGGTTGCCAGGCTATGATTCGCCTCaaattgattgattttgatCGCTGGAAAGTTGACCAGGTCAAACTCGACCACAACCACTCCTTTGATCCTGAAAGAGCCCACAATTCCAAGTCTCACAAGACCTCCTCTGCTTCTGCCAACActaaactacaacaacaacctcCTCTCCATGTCCAAGTCCGGACTATCAATCTGTACCGAGCCCTTGCCGTTCCTCATGGgacttcttgttcttcttcttattcttcaacCTCCCCCGGGGGGGATCACTCCCTCTCTTCAAGGCCTTTGCTTCCCCCTGGAGGTTTTAGCTTCTTGCAGGATTTCTTCTTCCGGATTCAGCTTACCAGCCCCAACTTTCTTTACCTCATGGATCTTACCGATGACGGCTCTCTTAGGAATGTCTTTTGGATTGACCCTCGTGCTAGGGCTGCATACTCTCACTTTGGCGACGTTGTTTTGTTTGACACCACTTGTCTATCAAACTCCTACCAGCTTCCCCTTGTGTCTTTCGTTGGAATCGACCACCATGGAGATTCCATCTTGCTCGGCTGTGCTTTGCTTGCTCACCAGACCTTTGAGACCTACCTCTGGCTCTTCAGAGCCTGGCTAACTTGCATGCTAGGCCGTCCCCCACAGACCTTCATCACTCAACAGTGCAAGGCAATGCGTGCTGCAGTCTCTGAAGTTTTCCCAAGGGCTCATCATCGTCTTAGCTTGACCCACGTCTTGCACAACATCTTTCAGAGCGTTGTCCAGCTACAAGACTCTGAGTTGTTCCGTATGGCACTGAACAGAGTGGTCTACGGTTGTCTCAAGGTCGAAGAGTTTGAAACAGCTTGGGAAGAGATGATCATTCGGTTTGGGCTGACTAATCACGAGACCATCCACCACGTGTTTCAAGATCGAGAACTATGGGCTCCAGTTTACCTCAAGGATACATTTTTGGCCGGGGCGCTGACTTTTCGATTGGGAGATGTGGCTGCACCATTCATCTTCAGTGGCTACGTTCATGAGCACACATCCCTGAGAGAATTCCTTGAAGGGTACCAATCTTTTCTGGATAAAAAGTACACAAGACAAGCCTTGTGCGATTCAGAGTCCTCCAAGTTTATCCCCGAGCTCAAGACAACGCACCCCTACGAGTCTCAGATGGCAAAGGTCTTCACAGTGGAGATATTTAGAAGGTTCCAAGACGAGGTCTCGGCAATGACTTCATGTTTTGGAATAACGCAAGTCCACTCAAACGGCTCGGCCTCCTCGTACGTGGTGAAAGAGAGGGAAGGAGAGAAAGTGAGGGACTTTGAGGTCATCTACGAGACTAGTGCAGAAGCACAAGTACGTTGCTTCTGTGTCTGTGGTGGTTTCAGCTTCAATGGGTACCAATGCAGACACGTCCTCCTCCTACTCAGCCACAACGGGTTGCAGGAAGTCCCGCCTCAGTATATACTGCAACGGTGGCGCAAGGACGTGAAGCGTCTCTATGTGGCGGATTTTGGGTCAGGTTGTGTGGACATAATGAATCAGGATCAATGGTATGAGCATTTGCACAGAAGAGCGATGCAGGTTGTTGAACAAGGAATGAGATCGAAAGAGCATTGCAGAGTTGCCTGGGAAGCATTGCAGAGTTGCCTGGAAAGCATTTAG
- the LOC104704109 gene encoding uncharacterized protein LOC104704109: protein IFRPQNSFVKVSHANSGRPPTETASLETEAIQAKRNVLASSLNSASPPFYPSGSSNNLAQKDLQTGIGGLHINQNPTPSGKKFGNTKSSSSWVRTAQPSQTTSHGRDAPPPGKMLYQQSPNQGDKVSSLMHIQGMPKGTDQSCTQPPGQAFDQHSAVNSLLPSSPPKTGSSKNQYISGGIESAAETGALVAKEKGSLQPSGRGSFMYGGTQFMGTVGSMAAGHGNSNFPAFLPVMQFGGQHGGVPTFGMALPGYVQPEHGTGNPEMTWLPILPGPGALGGSYCPPYAAIDGSYQAHKPMLPSSAGSSSQENSSNSPNDEEPMERPDTRR, encoded by the exons ATCTTTAGGCCCCAAAATTCTTTTGTGAAAGTGTCGCATGCCAATTCAGGGCGTCCACCAACAGAAACAGCTAGCTTAGAGACTGAAGCCATCCAAGCCAAAAGAAATGTATTAGCTTCAAGTTTAAATTCAGCTTCTCCTCCATTTTATCCTTCAGGATCCTCCAATAACTTGGCACAAAAGGATTTACAAACTGGCATTGGTGGACTGCACATTAATCAAAACCCTACGCCATCTGGAAAGAAGTTTGGGAATACAAAATCCAGCTCTTCGTGGGTACGCACTGCTCAACCTTCTCAGACTACAAGTCATGGTAGAGATGCACCTCCTCCTGGGAAAATGCTTTACCAGCAATCTCCTAATCAAGGTGACAAAGTTTCTTCGCTGATGCACATCCAGGGAATGCCAAAAGGCACTGACCAAAGCTGTACTCAACCTCCTGGTCAGGCTTTTGATCAACATTCTGCTGTTAACAGTTTGCTGCCTTCTTCTCCACCGAAAACCGGCTCATCAAAAAACCAGTATATTTCTGGTGGAATAGAGTCAGCCGCAGAAACAGGTGCTTTGGTTGCCAAGGAAAAAGGGTCACTCCAGCCTAGTGGAAGAGGATCTTTTATGTATGGAGGGACACAGTTTATGGGGACTGTCGGGAGCATGGCAGCTGGTCATGGCAATTCAAATTTTCCTGCATTTCTGCCTG TTATGCAATTTGGTGGTCAGCACGGTGGGGTTCCTACCTTTGGAATGGCTCTTCCAGGATATGTCCAACCAGAACATGGTACCGGAAATCCTGAGATGACATG GCTGCCAATTTTGCCTGGCCCCGGAGCACTAGGAGGTTCGTATTGTCCACCTTATGCTGCCATTGATGGTTCTTACCAAGCACACAAACCGATGTTACCTTCCTCTGCGGGATCCTccag CCAAGAGAACAGTTCTAATAGCCCTAATGATGAAGAACCCATGGAGAGACCTG ATACTCGGAGATGA